A stretch of Halomonas elongata DSM 2581 DNA encodes these proteins:
- a CDS encoding DUF2786 domain-containing protein, protein MIPDRIMRKIERCLALSQSANAHEAGIALRQAQQLMQRYGLSEQDITLASVTDHTATAQAGKTPPRYLNSLATLVNSAFGTQAVYLATPQLSGTQVRWIGQWQFLGTDGASQVAAYAYEVLQRQLIRDRQAYQSGLNRRIKRATRIRRGDAFAEAWVAGARESIVPVELSPAATEALEAYAQRQHGELSSLSPRQRGQLRHHDYQAVHQGYDAGRQVRLHDAIQTPEREALGHG, encoded by the coding sequence ATGATCCCTGATCGCATCATGCGCAAGATCGAGCGTTGCCTCGCACTGTCGCAAAGCGCTAATGCCCATGAAGCGGGCATCGCGCTGCGTCAGGCTCAGCAGCTGATGCAACGCTATGGACTGAGCGAACAGGACATCACCCTGGCATCGGTGACCGATCACACAGCCACCGCGCAGGCGGGTAAGACGCCGCCTCGCTATCTCAATTCGCTCGCCACCCTGGTCAATAGCGCTTTTGGTACCCAGGCGGTCTATTTGGCCACGCCGCAGCTCAGCGGCACTCAGGTGCGCTGGATCGGCCAGTGGCAGTTCCTGGGCACCGATGGGGCCAGCCAGGTAGCCGCCTACGCCTATGAGGTGCTGCAACGCCAGTTGATCCGCGATCGCCAGGCCTACCAGTCGGGCCTCAACCGGCGCATCAAGCGTGCCACGCGCATCCGCCGAGGCGATGCCTTCGCCGAAGCCTGGGTCGCCGGTGCAAGGGAATCCATCGTGCCGGTCGAACTTTCCCCGGCGGCGACCGAGGCCCTCGAGGCCTATGCCCAGCGGCAACACGGCGAGCTCAGCTCTCTGTCACCACGTCAGCGCGGCCAACTTCGTCACCACGATTACCAGGCAGTCCACCAGGGCTACGACGCGGGCCGGCAGGTCCGGCTGCACGACGCCATCCAGACACCGGAACGGGAGGCCCTCGGTCATGGGTGA
- a CDS encoding oxidative damage protection protein — translation MTQTVFCRKYQEELEALPFPPLPGEKGREIQANVSKRAWEEWQALQTRLINEKHLNMLDPTDRAYLMEQLERFLNNEETDQAEGYVPPER, via the coding sequence ATGACCCAGACCGTCTTCTGCCGCAAGTATCAGGAAGAGCTGGAAGCCCTCCCCTTCCCTCCGCTGCCCGGCGAGAAGGGCCGCGAGATCCAGGCCAACGTATCCAAGCGCGCCTGGGAAGAGTGGCAAGCCCTGCAGACCCGCCTGATCAACGAGAAGCACCTCAACATGCTCGACCCCACGGACCGGGCCTATCTGATGGAGCAACTGGAGCGCTTCCTGAACAACGAGGAAACCGACCAGGCGGAAGGCTACGTGCCTCCCGAGCGCTGA
- the mutY gene encoding A/G-specific adenine glycosylase, whose protein sequence is MTDNPPVILPPETFQRRLLDWFDVHGRHDLPWQQDRTPYRVWVSEIMLQQTQVTTVIPYFERFMERFPDVEALAAADQDEVLHLWTGLGYYARGRNLHKAARVVMEEHDGAFPVHSLEAMAELPGIGRSTAGAIIAQSTGRRAVILDGNVKRVLTRLHAVEGWPGRPAVERRLWSLAERYTPDERVIDFTQAMMDLGATLCRRGRPECGRCPFETDCLAHERGEERRFPESKPKKALPTRQTLMLLLQDDQGRVLLEQRPPSGLWGGLWSLPQFEDPEALLAWLDQHAPGAELDGKWSTFTHTFSHFRLEITPQPARVAHLDAVGESRLWFDPADPANIGLAAPVKGLLESLRPFTLSAPAGHATASTKEPSR, encoded by the coding sequence ATGACCGACAATCCCCCCGTCATTCTGCCCCCCGAGACCTTCCAGCGCCGCCTGCTGGACTGGTTCGATGTACACGGACGTCACGACCTGCCCTGGCAACAGGACCGGACGCCCTATCGGGTCTGGGTCTCGGAGATCATGCTTCAGCAGACCCAGGTCACCACAGTGATCCCCTACTTCGAACGCTTCATGGAACGCTTTCCCGACGTCGAAGCCCTGGCTGCCGCCGATCAGGACGAGGTTCTCCACCTGTGGACCGGCCTTGGCTACTACGCCCGGGGGCGCAACCTGCACAAGGCCGCCCGGGTCGTGATGGAAGAGCACGACGGCGCCTTCCCCGTGCACAGCCTCGAAGCCATGGCCGAATTGCCCGGCATCGGCCGCTCCACCGCCGGAGCGATCATCGCCCAGAGCACTGGGCGCCGTGCGGTGATCCTCGACGGCAACGTCAAGCGCGTGCTGACCCGGCTGCATGCCGTGGAGGGCTGGCCGGGCCGCCCCGCCGTGGAGCGCCGCCTGTGGTCCCTGGCCGAGCGCTACACACCCGATGAACGTGTGATCGACTTCACCCAGGCGATGATGGACCTGGGTGCGACCCTGTGCCGACGTGGCCGCCCGGAGTGCGGGCGCTGCCCCTTCGAGACCGACTGCCTGGCTCACGAGCGAGGCGAGGAGCGGCGCTTCCCCGAGTCCAAACCGAAGAAGGCACTGCCCACCCGGCAGACCCTCATGCTGCTGCTGCAGGATGACCAGGGCCGAGTGCTGCTCGAGCAACGCCCGCCCAGCGGGCTCTGGGGCGGCCTCTGGAGTCTACCGCAATTCGAGGATCCCGAGGCCCTGCTGGCCTGGCTGGATCAGCACGCACCCGGTGCCGAGCTCGATGGCAAGTGGTCTACCTTCACTCATACCTTCAGCCACTTCCGGCTGGAGATCACCCCACAGCCGGCCAGGGTGGCACACCTCGACGCGGTCGGGGAAAGCCGGCTCTGGTTCGACCCCGCCGATCCTGCCAACATCGGACTCGCTGCACCGGTGAAGGGCTTGCTGGAGTCGCTGCGACCCTTCACCCTGTCCGCCCCCGCGGGCCACGCAACTGCATCAACCAAGGAGCCGTCCCGATGA
- a CDS encoding acetyl-CoA sensor PanZ family protein translates to MPVTLQRVDQATWEADAQVRTDLLRIYADAPAERLSQEPETFVRAHLSATAHFFCCAHFNDRLLGAVAVRPDAEAWWLSHLCVRKATRRRGVGTRLLTLTGKAAHHDGHRLRMLSSQLSMADQMLLQRLGYRLTQAGDYFELDLPPKGAGQ, encoded by the coding sequence ATGCCGGTCACGCTTCAGCGAGTCGACCAGGCGACCTGGGAAGCGGATGCCCAGGTCCGCACCGATCTGCTTCGCATCTACGCCGATGCCCCCGCCGAGCGCCTGTCGCAGGAACCCGAGACGTTCGTCCGCGCGCACCTGTCGGCAACGGCGCACTTCTTCTGCTGCGCGCACTTCAACGACCGACTGCTGGGTGCCGTGGCGGTTCGCCCCGATGCCGAGGCCTGGTGGCTTTCCCACCTGTGTGTGCGCAAGGCCACGCGACGTCGTGGCGTCGGCACGCGCCTGCTGACATTGACGGGCAAGGCCGCGCATCACGATGGCCACCGCCTGCGCATGCTAAGCTCGCAGCTTTCCATGGCTGACCAGATGCTGCTGCAGCGGCTCGGTTATCGCCTGACCCAGGCGGGTGACTATTTCGAACTCGACCTACCGCCCAAAGGAGCCGGGCAATGA
- a CDS encoding DUF7673 family protein, which yields MSTESRMPAVTQRLNERSRQALETHFAEETYVEERLADLHESGQSALENLVQVANRDTGQSRHCRRILLAIYNGDEWPLELHRLRCLDRDLQRAALTVIEWSAYASHELHEFLDDGDRVMQRFWKTEQGGAS from the coding sequence ATGAGCACGGAATCTCGTATGCCCGCGGTAACGCAGCGGCTCAACGAGCGCAGCCGCCAGGCCCTGGAAACGCACTTCGCCGAGGAAACCTACGTCGAGGAGCGTCTGGCCGACCTCCATGAATCCGGCCAATCGGCTCTGGAGAACCTCGTCCAAGTCGCCAACCGCGACACCGGACAGAGCCGACACTGCCGTCGAATTCTGCTCGCCATCTACAACGGTGACGAATGGCCGCTTGAGCTTCACCGCCTGCGCTGCCTGGACCGAGACCTGCAGCGGGCGGCCCTCACGGTCATCGAGTGGTCCGCTTACGCCAGTCACGAATTGCACGAGTTCCTGGACGACGGCGACCGCGTGATGCAGCGCTTCTGGAAAACAGAGCAGGGTGGTGCCTCATGA
- a CDS encoding ParB family protein, which translates to MSKKQPTQEQMMEALTKPGPTLNRERVDKVTAPAAEMGMELTLDQLRPYDRNPRKQRNPRYDEIKASIREVGLKQPPPVTQRPGDDKYMISDGGNTRLQILNELYEETGEERFNTNWVIYRPWVSEAHVLAGHLSEDKDHGELSWIEKALGIEQLKHTLEEEAGETLSQRALVQKARDLGFAMSQSHISKMLYTVEYLWPSLPLTLESGLGRPQIEKLVAYREACLRIWKHIDERPEEEFGPAFHEVLTQFDHEEQTELPWSIVEDRLLGMLEDHSTDIHLHPIENALKQILTYRQRRWPITDDCQDIWLPLDAEIQRARDPENAPPLWPAEPEAGTSKPPRTAPRADDQAPLGDSTGEPVTLETDNEPSDNTVPEAPSAPPVAGDDDQVSALEAKVRELEAQLSSRADDENVAPTTMEADASPSLSDTTTEADDTATTEALDALLDDRRDALTLSEVKESEGHRRLRAMLTREHGEAPNDFEDNALRAIPLMSDGPMHPITDLWYVEPQYREPRELRIQISQFAQALARWAGFNLPGDSDNPVQPTYDEGLGYTLEPLNEAQAQSPRAQRVWQLLAGLLGEEELNPAYPMELSVLGVLISGTDDDERLPDEVLVRLFRLIRLIRLLKDALAEEDAS; encoded by the coding sequence ATGAGCAAGAAACAACCCACGCAGGAACAGATGATGGAAGCCCTGACCAAGCCAGGCCCGACCTTGAACCGGGAGCGCGTGGACAAGGTGACGGCGCCCGCCGCCGAGATGGGCATGGAACTCACGCTCGACCAGTTGCGGCCCTATGACCGAAACCCGCGAAAGCAGCGCAACCCGCGCTATGACGAGATCAAGGCGTCTATTCGGGAGGTGGGGCTGAAGCAGCCACCGCCGGTGACGCAACGTCCCGGTGATGACAAGTACATGATCTCGGACGGCGGCAACACCCGCCTGCAGATCCTCAACGAACTCTACGAGGAAACCGGGGAAGAGCGCTTCAACACCAACTGGGTGATCTACCGCCCCTGGGTCAGCGAGGCGCATGTGCTGGCCGGCCACTTGTCTGAGGACAAGGACCACGGTGAGCTGAGCTGGATCGAGAAGGCATTGGGCATCGAGCAGCTCAAGCATACCCTCGAGGAGGAAGCCGGCGAGACGCTGTCGCAGCGGGCACTTGTCCAGAAGGCCAGAGATCTAGGCTTTGCTATGAGCCAAAGTCATATCTCAAAAATGCTCTATACCGTTGAGTACCTGTGGCCATCATTGCCGCTGACTCTGGAGAGCGGACTTGGCCGTCCTCAAATCGAAAAACTGGTTGCCTACCGCGAGGCCTGCCTGCGCATCTGGAAGCACATCGACGAGCGGCCCGAGGAGGAGTTCGGTCCGGCCTTCCACGAGGTCCTTACTCAGTTCGATCACGAGGAACAGACCGAGCTGCCGTGGTCGATCGTCGAGGACCGCCTGCTGGGCATGCTCGAAGACCACTCGACCGATATTCACCTGCACCCGATCGAGAATGCCCTGAAGCAGATCCTGACGTATCGCCAGCGTCGCTGGCCGATTACCGACGACTGCCAGGACATCTGGCTGCCCTTGGATGCCGAGATCCAGCGTGCGCGGGATCCCGAGAATGCCCCTCCACTGTGGCCAGCGGAACCCGAGGCCGGGACCAGTAAGCCACCCAGGACGGCACCACGCGCAGATGATCAGGCGCCGTTGGGGGACAGTACCGGAGAACCGGTCACTCTAGAGACGGATAACGAGCCGTCCGACAACACAGTACCGGAGGCACCCTCCGCGCCGCCGGTCGCTGGCGATGACGATCAGGTCTCTGCCTTGGAGGCCAAGGTTCGCGAACTCGAGGCACAACTGTCCTCCCGCGCCGATGATGAGAACGTCGCACCAACCACGATGGAGGCCGACGCCAGCCCCTCGCTTTCTGACACCACGACGGAGGCTGATGACACGGCGACTACCGAGGCCCTGGATGCACTGCTGGACGACAGGCGTGACGCCCTGACGCTCTCCGAGGTCAAGGAATCCGAGGGCCACCGCCGCTTGCGTGCCATGCTCACCCGCGAGCATGGCGAAGCGCCCAACGACTTCGAGGACAATGCGCTGCGGGCGATTCCACTGATGTCCGACGGCCCGATGCACCCGATCACCGACCTCTGGTACGTCGAGCCCCAATACCGTGAGCCCCGTGAACTGCGCATCCAGATTTCCCAGTTCGCGCAAGCGCTCGCGCGTTGGGCCGGCTTCAACCTGCCCGGCGACAGCGATAACCCGGTGCAGCCCACCTATGACGAGGGACTCGGGTACACCCTCGAACCGCTCAACGAAGCACAGGCCCAGAGCCCGCGTGCCCAACGCGTCTGGCAACTGCTCGCCGGCCTGTTGGGCGAAGAGGAACTCAACCCGGCCTATCCCATGGAACTGTCGGTGCTCGGTGTCCTGATCAGCGGCACTGACGACGACGAACGGCTGCCGGACGAGGTCCTGGTGCGGCTGTTCCGCCTGATCCGCTTGATTCGTCTGCTGAAGGATGCGCTCGCTGAGGAGGATGCCTCATGA
- a CDS encoding ParA family protein, with product MRVISIISSKGGVGKTTTTANLGGLLAAAGFRTLLIDLDTQPTLSSYYPLAHDAPGGIYELIALNITEPEQIISSTTIEGLDLITSNDSLGQLPQLLHGAPDGRFRLHHLLGQLPDYDVILIDTQGARSIVLEAAVVASDHALSPITSELLSAREFIRGTVGLLDDLEPLTRYTALDLPRISLMLNRLDYTRDAQNVANTLRDLYDDPDGRVTILDSALRNLTAFRQASAVGQPIHRFEPRKPYRDRVAPAGADQIIDVACELNPAWAPALTGLQATLQAQGGRHAH from the coding sequence ATGCGCGTCATATCCATCATCTCTTCCAAGGGCGGCGTCGGCAAGACGACCACGACCGCTAACCTCGGCGGCTTGCTGGCCGCAGCCGGCTTCCGCACCCTGCTGATCGACCTCGATACCCAGCCCACGCTGAGCAGCTACTACCCGCTGGCTCACGACGCCCCGGGCGGGATCTACGAGTTGATCGCCCTCAACATCACCGAGCCCGAACAGATCATCTCCTCGACCACGATCGAGGGGCTGGACCTGATCACCTCCAACGACAGCCTCGGCCAGCTCCCCCAACTCCTGCATGGGGCCCCGGATGGCCGTTTCCGGCTTCACCACCTGCTCGGCCAGCTACCCGACTACGACGTCATCCTGATCGACACCCAGGGCGCCCGCTCCATTGTGCTCGAGGCGGCCGTGGTGGCTTCCGACCACGCGTTGTCCCCGATCACCAGTGAGCTGCTCTCCGCCCGCGAGTTCATCCGCGGCACGGTAGGGTTGCTGGACGACCTGGAGCCGTTGACGCGCTACACCGCGTTGGACCTGCCACGCATCTCCCTGATGCTCAATCGGCTCGACTATACTCGTGACGCGCAGAACGTCGCCAATACCCTGCGTGACCTCTACGACGATCCCGACGGCCGCGTCACCATCCTCGATAGCGCCCTGCGTAACCTGACGGCTTTCCGTCAGGCCAGTGCGGTCGGCCAACCGATCCATCGCTTCGAACCCCGCAAACCCTATCGGGACCGCGTCGCCCCGGCCGGCGCCGATCAGATCATCGACGTCGCCTGCGAACTCAATCCGGCATGGGCGCCGGCACTGACAGGACTTCAGGCCACCTTGCAGGCACAAGGAGGCCGTCATGCCCACTGA
- a CDS encoding type II toxin-antitoxin system HicA family toxin, with the protein MANQFGKGIERVVQYARDHGWHIQRTRGGHLRMTRPGLPPVFTSATPSDVRSQRNAIARLRRAERLAYQAGGAYVH; encoded by the coding sequence ATGGCTAACCAGTTCGGGAAGGGCATCGAACGCGTCGTGCAGTATGCCCGCGACCACGGCTGGCACATCCAACGCACCCGTGGCGGGCATCTGCGAATGACCCGGCCGGGCCTGCCGCCGGTGTTTACCAGTGCCACACCAAGCGATGTTCGCTCGCAGCGTAATGCCATCGCGCGCCTTCGACGGGCGGAACGCCTCGCGTATCAGGCTGGAGGGGCCTATGTACACTGA
- a CDS encoding conjugal transfer nickase/helicase domain-containing protein, whose amino-acid sequence MYTERRDPEQPLDQLAAPSIEQAKRDGIVAAFEHLSGQYAHLLQSDDVRQGVFRLLEKPSRNGWMANLRRVSEFLAIASAIEHGRQAPDRRSRVAAVDDVPGDAAPSPRSIGDVFLHWLQRGLQDGRLNTNTRGALVHGVEGTWLLVSPGIFRRFCLEHDDLVSDWRDVQQRFQKLGLHRVHEDGTNIHQASLVGAPGRPVRKIKGYLLKEPAALHLPQRNNTVLSLTAGGAS is encoded by the coding sequence ATGTACACTGAACGTCGAGATCCAGAACAACCCCTCGACCAACTGGCGGCCCCGTCGATTGAACAGGCGAAGCGCGATGGTATCGTCGCTGCGTTTGAACACCTCTCGGGGCAATATGCGCATCTGCTGCAAAGCGACGATGTCCGCCAGGGTGTGTTCCGACTCCTGGAAAAGCCGTCGCGCAATGGGTGGATGGCCAATCTCCGCCGAGTCAGTGAATTCCTGGCGATTGCCTCGGCCATCGAGCATGGCCGTCAGGCACCGGACAGGCGTTCACGCGTCGCGGCCGTCGACGATGTCCCCGGGGATGCCGCGCCGAGCCCCCGGTCGATCGGCGACGTCTTTCTCCACTGGCTGCAGCGGGGGCTTCAGGACGGGCGGTTGAACACCAATACGCGGGGTGCCCTCGTCCATGGTGTTGAAGGCACCTGGCTGTTGGTGAGCCCGGGCATCTTCCGGCGGTTCTGTCTCGAGCACGATGACCTGGTCAGTGACTGGCGAGATGTCCAACAGCGCTTCCAGAAGCTGGGCCTCCACCGGGTTCATGAGGATGGGACCAACATCCACCAGGCTTCACTGGTAGGCGCCCCCGGCCGTCCGGTCCGCAAGATCAAGGGCTACCTGCTCAAAGAGCCGGCGGCACTCCACCTCCCCCAGCGCAACAATACCGTGCTGTCCCTGACGGCAGGAGGTGCCTCATGA
- a CDS encoding AsmA family protein, which translates to MKRILRTLLATIGILGLVAVGAVVFVTTFFDPEDLKPRLVEVVREHSGLELELDGPLSWSFYPRLGVAVETAEARLPTQSPDDRPFAAFDHAEVSLAFAPLLRGEIAIDGLTIEGLLLNLARDESGRGNWETLIEQLESRGEAAESVLAPASAGPNPDATVDESGLSVALNIASVQVHQGQVNYRDAQAERHVTLEQLNISGRNVNPDRPFPLNASLRVLLDNDLDTEAATLVSDLILKTQVDLGLAEGRHVLSKLSLQTDSRLGDSQDQQKINLDAAEAILDLGKQQLTVTDGQLDTSLLHPRLGEKRLPLAMGFQLDADLQAQTAQLRELHLTGPDGLALTGNLNLDELFTAPTYRGQVQLEPLSLRPWLTRLDAMPATASDTALSKASLTSPVEGDLQSITLDGLTLGLDGSTFSGRLGGRFDGSSLSADLQGDTLDLDAYLPPDAPSSETSASLSLLDRAYAEQPPAMLPASWLADLDLDARLELGELHFLKQSFQNVALALEGQKGRHRLTRFEANFHDGQLSATGSLDARETPLRWQLSPSVTAVRLGDLLESLGDEPAPLKGLLEGSGELESRGNSLTELQRALNGHLETRLTEGSLTGTNVSRQLCTTAARLEGKSTSRDWQEGTNLQNAEASFQIRDGMVESDDLAVSIPGIAMNGKGQLDLASERFDLKADARFTDTVDTACEVNPRLKKVTFPVHCEGLLSGDSGEWCRFDRQALQASLGELLRKEASQRAGEEIDKHLEDAMDKLEEKVGGELRGTLESLLK; encoded by the coding sequence ATGAAGCGAATCCTGCGTACCTTGCTGGCCACCATCGGCATTCTCGGGCTGGTGGCGGTCGGCGCCGTGGTCTTCGTCACCACCTTCTTCGACCCCGAGGACCTCAAGCCGCGCCTCGTCGAGGTAGTGCGCGAGCACAGCGGGCTGGAGCTGGAACTGGATGGCCCGCTCAGTTGGTCCTTCTATCCCCGGCTGGGGGTCGCCGTGGAGACCGCCGAGGCACGCCTGCCGACCCAGTCTCCCGATGACCGCCCCTTCGCGGCCTTCGATCACGCCGAAGTCAGCCTCGCCTTCGCCCCCCTACTGCGCGGGGAGATCGCCATCGATGGCCTGACCATCGAGGGATTGCTGCTTAACCTGGCGCGGGATGAGTCGGGCCGCGGCAACTGGGAGACACTGATCGAGCAGCTTGAAAGCCGCGGCGAGGCAGCCGAGTCCGTGCTCGCCCCGGCCAGCGCCGGCCCCAACCCCGACGCGACGGTGGACGAGAGCGGGCTCTCGGTGGCGCTCAATATCGCCAGCGTCCAGGTCCACCAGGGCCAGGTCAACTACCGCGACGCCCAGGCAGAACGGCACGTGACCCTGGAGCAGCTCAACATCTCCGGCCGCAACGTCAATCCCGACCGCCCCTTCCCGCTCAATGCCAGCCTGCGCGTGCTCCTGGACAACGACCTCGACACCGAGGCCGCGACCCTGGTCAGCGACCTCATCCTCAAGACACAGGTCGACCTGGGCCTGGCCGAAGGACGACACGTTCTCAGCAAGCTGTCCCTGCAGACCGACTCCCGGCTCGGCGATTCCCAGGACCAGCAGAAGATCAACCTCGACGCTGCCGAGGCGATACTCGATCTCGGCAAGCAGCAGCTGACGGTGACCGATGGTCAGCTCGATACCAGCCTGTTGCATCCGCGACTGGGCGAGAAGCGCCTGCCCCTGGCGATGGGCTTTCAACTGGATGCCGACCTGCAGGCCCAGACCGCCCAGCTTCGCGAACTGCACCTGACGGGCCCTGACGGCCTGGCATTGACGGGCAACCTCAACCTCGACGAACTGTTCACGGCACCGACCTATCGCGGTCAAGTGCAACTGGAGCCGTTGTCGCTGCGCCCCTGGCTGACGCGACTCGACGCCATGCCGGCCACTGCCAGCGATACGGCGCTGAGCAAAGCCAGCCTGACCAGCCCGGTCGAGGGGGATCTGCAATCCATCACCCTGGACGGCCTGACACTGGGCCTGGACGGAAGCACCTTCAGCGGCCGCCTGGGGGGCCGGTTCGACGGTTCGAGCCTGAGCGCCGACCTGCAAGGCGACACCCTCGACCTGGACGCCTACCTGCCGCCCGACGCTCCCTCCTCGGAGACCAGCGCCAGCCTTTCTCTTCTCGACCGGGCCTATGCCGAACAGCCTCCGGCGATGTTGCCCGCCAGCTGGCTGGCCGATCTGGACCTCGACGCACGTCTCGAGCTCGGCGAGCTCCACTTCCTGAAGCAGAGCTTCCAGAACGTCGCCCTCGCGCTGGAAGGCCAGAAAGGCCGCCACCGCCTGACGCGCTTCGAGGCAAACTTCCATGACGGCCAACTCTCGGCCACCGGCTCGCTCGATGCCCGGGAAACCCCGCTGCGCTGGCAGCTTTCACCGAGCGTCACCGCGGTACGCCTCGGCGACCTGCTGGAATCCCTCGGCGACGAGCCGGCTCCCTTGAAGGGCCTGCTGGAAGGCAGCGGCGAACTCGAGAGCCGGGGCAACAGCCTGACCGAGCTCCAGCGCGCCCTGAACGGCCATCTCGAAACCCGGCTCACCGAGGGGAGCTTGACCGGAACCAATGTGTCACGACAACTGTGCACCACGGCGGCTCGTCTCGAGGGCAAGAGCACCAGCCGCGACTGGCAGGAAGGCACCAACCTCCAGAACGCCGAAGCCAGCTTCCAGATCCGCGATGGCATGGTCGAGAGCGACGATCTTGCCGTCTCGATTCCGGGCATCGCCATGAACGGCAAGGGCCAGCTCGACCTGGCCAGCGAGCGCTTCGATCTCAAGGCCGACGCCCGTTTCACCGATACCGTGGACACGGCATGCGAGGTCAACCCGCGCCTCAAGAAGGTGACGTTCCCCGTTCACTGTGAAGGACTGCTGAGCGGAGACAGCGGCGAATGGTGCCGTTTCGATCGTCAGGCGCTGCAGGCCTCGCTCGGCGAGTTGCTGCGCAAGGAAGCCTCCCAGCGCGCCGGCGAGGAAATCGACAAGCACCTCGAGGACGCCATGGACAAGCTGGAAGAAAAAGTCGGCGGTGAACTTCGTGGCACCCTCGAGAGTCTATTGAAATGA
- the dnaB gene encoding replicative DNA helicase, with amino-acid sequence MPTEAPIAQDVVPQIGYQLPHSLEAEQSVIGGLMLDNRAWDDIADRLDGGMFYRPEHRHIFEAMRDLIAQEAPIDVVTLSEALEQHNRLETIGGLNYLAEIARHTPSAANITAYADIVRDRYQLRQLSQTAVALNRQALDAQGRSATSIIEAAEQQLFELVDDRRQAQGSVREILEEVIDRIDIASQSDGGITGVPTGFTDVDRMTTGLQPADLVILAGRPSMGKSALGMGITENVLASTATQAQGPVIVFSLEMPREDLMLRLLASIGRLPLQALRSGQLEDDQWPTLAAAVAKARDFENRLFIDDEGGLHASTLKTRARRIARKHGRPALILVDYLQMLTEPSAGGENRNLEISAISRILKATAKELSCPLIALSQLNRQLENRPNKRPTMADLRDSGSLEQDADLIGFVYRDEVYHPDNPENHGLAELILGKQRNGPTGTVHLAWLDEQTRFENLEWKHREVLS; translated from the coding sequence ATGCCCACTGAAGCCCCTATCGCACAGGATGTCGTGCCCCAGATCGGCTACCAGTTGCCGCACAGCCTCGAGGCCGAGCAGTCCGTGATCGGTGGCCTCATGCTCGACAACCGCGCCTGGGACGACATCGCCGATCGTCTCGATGGCGGCATGTTCTATCGGCCTGAACACCGCCACATCTTCGAGGCAATGCGCGACCTCATCGCCCAGGAGGCACCGATCGATGTCGTGACGCTGTCGGAGGCGCTCGAGCAACACAATCGTCTGGAGACGATCGGCGGCCTGAACTATCTCGCCGAGATTGCCCGACACACGCCGAGTGCCGCCAATATCACCGCCTACGCTGATATCGTCCGGGATCGCTACCAGTTGCGGCAACTGTCGCAGACGGCGGTGGCGCTCAACCGGCAGGCGCTCGATGCACAGGGACGTAGCGCAACCTCGATCATCGAGGCCGCCGAACAACAACTGTTCGAGCTCGTCGATGACCGCCGGCAAGCCCAGGGCTCTGTCAGGGAAATCCTGGAGGAAGTGATCGACCGCATCGACATCGCGTCCCAGTCGGACGGCGGCATCACCGGCGTGCCAACAGGCTTCACCGACGTCGACCGGATGACCACCGGTCTGCAGCCCGCCGACCTGGTGATCCTCGCCGGGCGCCCTTCCATGGGCAAGAGCGCCCTGGGCATGGGCATCACCGAGAACGTCCTGGCGTCGACGGCCACCCAGGCACAAGGCCCGGTGATCGTCTTCTCGCTGGAAATGCCCCGCGAGGACCTCATGCTCCGCCTGCTGGCCAGTATCGGCCGACTCCCCCTGCAGGCCTTGCGATCCGGCCAGCTCGAGGACGACCAATGGCCGACTCTGGCCGCGGCAGTCGCCAAGGCGAGGGACTTCGAGAACCGTCTGTTCATCGATGATGAAGGCGGACTCCATGCCTCGACCCTGAAGACCCGCGCACGGCGTATTGCCCGTAAGCACGGTCGTCCCGCACTGATTCTGGTGGACTACCTGCAGATGCTCACCGAGCCAAGTGCCGGTGGTGAGAACCGCAACCTAGAGATCAGTGCCATCAGCCGGATCCTGAAAGCCACCGCCAAGGAGCTGAGCTGTCCCCTCATTGCCCTTTCCCAGCTCAACCGCCAGTTGGAAAACCGCCCGAACAAGAGACCGACCATGGCCGACCTCCGGGACTCGGGCTCGCTCGAGCAAGATGCCGATCTCATCGGCTTCGTCTACCGCGACGAGGTTTACCACCCCGACAATCCCGAGAACCACGGCCTGGCCGAGCTCATCCTGGGCAAACAGCGCAACGGGCCAACCGGCACCGTCCATCTTGCATGGCTCGATGAACAGACCCGGTTCGAGAACCTCGAGTGGAAACACCGGGAGGTGCTGTCATGA